The following DNA comes from Archaeoglobaceae archaeon.
ATAATGCCACAGAAGAAGAACCCCGACATCGCGGAGCTTTTGAGAGCGAAGTGCGGAAAAATGATTGGACTTCTGACTTCTGCTATGAGCATTTACAAGGCTTTGCCATTCAGCTACAACAGAGACTTTCAGGAGATGAATCCGATTTTATACACAGCCTTGAAGGAAACAATAGAAGCGGTGGAAGTCTTTACTGGAATGCTTTCTGGGATGAGGTTCAGAAAAGATTTCATGGAGCAGAAAGCTCGAGAAGGTTTCACGACAGCAACGGAGCTTGCAGATATGCTTGTAAAGGATTTTGGGATTCCTTTTAGAGATGCTCATCGTATTATTGCGAGATTAGCTTCTGAGGGCAATTACAGCCCCTCTGCAAAAGACATAGAGCGAAGTGCTAAGGAAATTGGCTACGAAATAAGAGTTTCGGGCGAAAGAGTTGCAGAAGTTACAAAATTGGAGAACATAGTAAACGGAAGAAAGACAATCGGCGGAACCGCAAAGGAAGAAGTGGATAGAATGAGAGCAATGAGAAAGGAAAAGGTTTTAAGCGAAAGAAGAGAGCTTAAAAGGATCAAGAGGAGAATTGAAAACGCTCTTAAGCTTATGTGGGCTGAGATTGAGACTCTTGGGGTGAAATTTGATGCTAACTGGTAAAAGGGTCAGAATCAGGGCGAAAGGAAAGATCTTCGAAGGCATAGTTATGCCAAGCTTTACAGGAAGTTTGGTTTTAAAGCTTGACAGCGGTTACAATGCGGGATTTCATGAATATGAGCTTTTAGAAGTGCTCGAAGAGTTGAAAGCTCAGCCAAGAAAGATCGGGATTGCAAGAAGAGAAGATCTACCCGATATCAAGATTATTTCGACAGGTGGGACAATTGCAAGCAGAGTTGATTACAGAACTGGAGCGGTTACAAGCCAGTTTACAGCTGAAGAAATTGTTTCCGATGTCCCGGAGATTTCAGAAATTTGCAACGTGGATGCAGAGCTTCTCTACAATATTTTGAGCGAGAACATGAAGCCAAACAACTGGATTGAGCTTGCGAGACGGGTTTATGAGTCGCTAAAGAAATATGAGGGCGTCCTTATCACGCACGGCACGGACACAATGCAGTATTCTGCTTCAGCTATCGCTTTCATGCTTTCTACTCCCAAGCCCGTAGTTTTTGTAGGAGCCCAGAGAAGCAGTGATAGACCAAGCAGTGATGCGGTGATGAATTTGCTCTGTTCAGCGAAGCTTGCGGTAAGCGATGTTGGTGAAGTGCTTGTATGCATGCATGGCTCAACAAGCGATGACTTCTGCTATGCTCATAGAGGCGTGAAGGTTAGAAAAATGCACACATCGCGAAGAGATGCATTCCAGAGTATAAATGCCAAACCCGTCGCTAAAATAGACTATCCTTCGCTTAACGTTGAATGGCTATCTTGGAGATTCAGAAGAGGGGAAAGAGAGCTCAGGCTCATAGACAGACTTGAAGAAAAAGTCGTTTTAATAAAGTTCTTTCCAGGACTTAAGAGTGACATAATCGACTACTACCACTCTAAAGGCTATCGGGGTTTCGTTATCGAAGGAACTGGACTCGGGCATGTTTCTACGGACTGG
Coding sequences within:
- the gatD gene encoding Glu-tRNA(Gln) amidotransferase subunit GatD, encoding MLTGKRVRIRAKGKIFEGIVMPSFTGSLVLKLDSGYNAGFHEYELLEVLEELKAQPRKIGIARREDLPDIKIISTGGTIASRVDYRTGAVTSQFTAEEIVSDVPEISEICNVDAELLYNILSENMKPNNWIELARRVYESLKKYEGVLITHGTDTMQYSASAIAFMLSTPKPVVFVGAQRSSDRPSSDAVMNLLCSAKLAVSDVGEVLVCMHGSTSDDFCYAHRGVKVRKMHTSRRDAFQSINAKPVAKIDYPSLNVEWLSWRFRRGERELRLIDRLEEKVVLIKFFPGLKSDIIDYYHSKGYRGFVIEGTGLGHVSTDWIDTLKRICEDSLVVMTSQCLHGRICDRVYDTGRDLLKAGVIEGEDMLPETALIKLMFLLGNYSLEEAKNLVKKNLVGEIEPRSTY